Proteins found in one Brachypodium distachyon strain Bd21 chromosome 5, Brachypodium_distachyon_v3.0, whole genome shotgun sequence genomic segment:
- the LOC100830290 gene encoding AT-hook motif nuclear-localized protein 23 codes for MAGLDLGTAATRYVHQFHHLHPDLQLQNNSYAKQQHEPSDDHDNGNNNYGAGQQYGADNNNNNDGGSSSSGPGAGGGDGTPGSGGDVVARRPRGRPPGSKNKPKPPVIITRESANTLRAHILEVGSGCDVFECVSTYACRRQRGVCVLSGSGVVTNVTLRQPSAPAGAVVTLQGRFEILSLSGSFLPPPAPPGATSLTVFLAGGQGQVVGGNVVGALYAAGPVIVIAASFANVAYERLPLEDEEQQQAAAAAAAAGGMQQMQQAGDADGPGGGGGMGGVPGFPPDPSAAGLPFFNHLPINHMGAGGAGSQLPPDGHGWAGPRPHF; via the coding sequence ATGGCAGGCCTCGACCTCGGCACCGCCGCGACGCGCTACGTGCACCAGTTCCACCACCTCCACCCGGACCTCCAGCTGCAGAACAACAGCTACGCCAAGCAGCAGCACGAGCCCTCCGACGACCACGACAACGGCAACAACAACTACGGCGCCGGCCAGCAGTACGGCGccgacaacaacaacaacaacgatggcggatcctcctcctccggccccggcgccgggggcggcgATGGCACCCCTGGATCAGGCGGGGACGTGGtcgcgcgccgcccccgcggGCGCCCCCCGGGGTCCAAGAACAAGCCCAAGCCCCCCGTGATCATCACGCGGGAGAGCGCCAACACGCTGCGCGCGCACATCCTGGAGGTCGGCAGCGGCTGCGACGTGTTCGAGTGCGTGTCCACGTACGCgtgccggcggcagcgcggcgtGTGCGTgctcagcggcagcggcgtggtCACCAACGTGACGCTCCGCCAGCCCTCGGCGCCCGCGGGTGCCGTGGTCACGCTGCAGGGGAGGTTCGAGATCCTGTCGCTCTCGGgctccttcctccctcccccggCTCCGCCGGGTGCCACCAGCCTCACCGTGTTCCTGGCCGGCGGGCAGGGCCAGGTCGTGGGCGGCAACGTCGTGGGCGCGCTCTACGCGGCCGGGCCCGTCATCGTCATCGCAGCGTCCTTCGCCAACGTCGCCTACGAGCGGCTCCCGCtggaggacgaggagcagcagcaggctgccgcggctgccgccgcggcaggaggTATGCAGCAGATGCAGCAGGCGGGGGATGCTGATGGCCccgggggaggcggcggcatgggTGGAGTCCCCGGATTCCCTCCTGACCCGTCGGCCGCAGGGCTGCCCTTCTTCAACCACCTGCCCATCAACCACATGGGCGCTGGTGGTGCCGGCTCGCAGCTCCCGCCCGATGGCCACGGCTGGGCCGGCCCGCGGCCACACTTCTGA